One Oryza glaberrima chromosome 11, OglaRS2, whole genome shotgun sequence genomic region harbors:
- the LOC127754568 gene encoding cysteine-rich receptor-like protein kinase 10 encodes MIDIVVVAAVVLVVGHDHPIVAADPDVWFNCGATNYTARSAYESNLERLIAGLAKNASTPSLFGKGAAGAAPDTVYGVALCRGDLPNASACGDCVAGASRVARRACPLAEDVVVADDAGCQLRFSGHDILNRSSNSTTTTTNADDAMVLMNTENITQPMLPGWDPGNADSVAIITNIIKVLVQETARTAAYNSSPPPPATTTYYATGRMDVSATFPTLYSMAQCTPDLRPGGCWRCLQSINDMTTRYFAGRRGGRILGLWCNFRYETYPFYKGQPMRRIGSSGADAVAPAVAANAAASPPGEKHKRRRRRSKVMAMATIFPLLGSFCCVIFCFGLVRRYKKGEVSLQGDMNMQTDEEALAWGREACSSEFTSFKLSQVLDATNNFSEDNKLGKGGFGPVYKGQFSDGSEIAVKRLVASHSGQGFTEFRNEIQLIAKLQHTNLVKLLGCCYEGEEKILIYEYLPNKSLDFFIFDERRRVTLNWNNRLAIIEGIAHGLLYLHKHSRLRVIHRDLKASNILLDCEMNPKISDFGLARIFSSNDTEENTKRIVGTYGYMAPEYASEGLFSIKSDVFSFGVLILEIVSGKRNSGFHQCGDFFTLLGYAWQLWKEERWVELLDASLSTELHAFQMMRCINIALLCVQENAADRPTMSDVVVMLSSENMTLPKPNHPAYFHIRVTKEEASTALESPSLNDVTMSILCGR; translated from the exons ATGAtcgacatcgtcgtcgtcgccgccgtcgtcctcgtcgtcggccacgATCACCCGATCGTCGCCGCCGATCCGGACGTGTGGTTCAACTGCGGCGCCACCAACTACACGGCGAGGAGCGCCTACGAGTCCAACCTCGAGCGATTGATTGCTGGGCTGGCCAAGAacgcgtcgacgccgtcgctgTTCGGCAAGGGCGCCGCCGGGGCCGCCCCGGACACCGTGTACGGCGTGGCGCTCTGCCGCGGCGACTTACCCAACGCCTCGGCCTGCGGCGACTGCGTCGCCGGCGCGTCCCGGGTGGCGCGGCGGGCGTGCCCGCTCGCCGAAGACGtggtcgtcgccgacgacgccggctGCCAGCTCCGGTTCTCCGGCCATGACATCCTCAACCGCAGCAGCAActctacgacgacgacgacgaacgcggACGACGCCATGGTGCTCATGAACACGGAGAACATCACGCAGCCGATGCTGCCCGGGTGGGACCCCGGCAACGCCGACAGCGTGGCGATCATCACCAACATCATCAAGGTGCTCGTCCAGgagacggcgaggacggcggcgtacaactcgtcgccgccgcccccggcgacgacgacgtactACGCGACGGGGCGGATGGACGTCAGCGCCACGTTCCCGACGCTCTACTCCATGGCTCAGTGCACGCCGGACCTGCGTCCCGGCGGCTGCTGGCGCTGCCTCCAGAGCATCAACGACATGACGACGAGGTacttcgccggccgccgcggcggccggatccTTGGCCTCTGGTGCAACTTCAGGTACGAGACGTATCCCTTCTACAAGGGACAGCCGATGCGGCGCATCGGCTCGTCGGGCGCCGACGCCGtagctccggcggtggcggcgaacgccgccgcgtcgccgccgggagAGAAgcacaagaggaggaggaggaggagcaaagTCATGGCCATGGCCACGATTTTCCCACTTCTTGGATCATTTTGCTGCGTCATCTTTTGCTTCGGATTGGTCAGAAGGTACAAGAAAG GTGAAGTGAGCTTGCAGGGTGATATGAATATGCAGACAGATGAAGAAGCATTGGCCTGGGGAAGAGAAGCATGTAGTTCAGAGTTCACATCGTTCAAATTATCACAAGTGTTAGATGCTACAAACAACTTCTCTGAAGATAATAAGCTTGGGAAAGGAGGATTTGGCCCGGTATACAAG GGTCAGTTTTCTGATGGATCCGAGATAGCAGTTAAGAGGCTTGTTGCTTCACATTCAGGGCAAGGTTTCACAGAGTTCAGAAATGAAATCCAACTCATAGCCAAGCTTCAGCACACAAATCTGGTTAAGCTCTTGGGGTGTTGCTATgaaggagaggagaaaatacTGATATATGAATATTTGCCAAATAAAAGCTTGGACTTCTTTATCTTTG ATGAACGAAGAAGAGTTACGCTAAATTGGAATAATCGCCTAGCAATAATTGAAGGGATAGCACATGGACTTCTTTATTTGCACAAACATTCTCGGCTGCGAGTCATACATAGAGATCTTAAAGCAAGCAACATTCTCCTGGACTGTGAAATGAATCCTAAAATTTCAGACTTTGGGCTTGCGAGAATATTCAGCTCGAATGATACAGAAGAAAACACAAAAAGGATTGTCGGGACATA TGGTTATATGGCTCCTGAGTATGCTTCGGAGGGACTCTTCTCAATCAAATCTGATGTATTCAGCTTCGGTGTCCTAATTCTCGAGATTGTTAGTGGGAAAAGGAACTCTGGTTTTCATCAATGTGGAGATTTCTTCACCCTACTTGGATAT GCATGGCAATTGtggaaagaagaaagatgggTTGAACTCTTGGATGCTTCGTTGTCTACTGAATTGCATGCATTTCAGATGATGAGATGCATTAACATTGCATTGCTGTGTGTTCAAGAGAATGCAGCTGACCGGCCCACAATGTCAGATGTGGTTGTGATGCTAAGCAGCGAGAATATGACACTGCCTAAACCCAACCATCCAGCATATTTCCACATAAGGGTAACAAAGGAAGAGGCATCCACAGCTCTTGAATCTCCCAGTCTTAATGATGTGACAATGTCTATCCTATGTGgcagatag
- the LOC127753949 gene encoding mannose-6-phosphate isomerase 1-like: MASSTTASSQLALALGIPGLGGLLIPTDAAATTTTTAEGNDLHADASHPVLRLAGAVQHYEWGGRRGSSLVARLAGEGDDGDERPYAELWMGTHPAAPSSLAASGESLREWLGRRGPAALLGRDVAARWGGDLPFLFKVLSVARALSIQAHPDAALARALHALRPATYRDDNHKPEMAVAVTDFRALCGFVSVQELKDVLRTVPEVRELVGKEEAVKLMGAKEHDGGIGVRSYLQSAFTNLMTASKETVSEAVSKLKSRLNIESKVRTLTKKEQLVLSLEMQYPEDVGVLAAFFFNYVKLNPGEALYIGANEPHAYLSGECVECMATSDNVVRAGLTPKYRDVQTLCSMLTYKQNYPEILRGVPVQAYVTRYIPPSEEFEVDRCLLPSGESVTMSPVPGPSIFLVMTGEGKIEADSMLDEGKAKEGDVFFVPAHTEVRILASGPGSMQLYRAGVNSRFFS; the protein is encoded by the exons atggcctcctccaccaccgcctcctcccagctcgccctcgccctcggcATCCCCGGCCTCGGCGGCCTCCTCATccccaccgacgccgccgccaccaccaccaccaccgccgaggGCAACGATCTCCACGCCGACGCCTCCCACCccgtcctccgcctcgccggcgccgtccagCACTACGAGTGGGGCGGCCGTCGCGGGTCCTCCCTCGTcgcgcgcctcgccggcgagggcgaTGATGGTGATGAGAGGCCGTACGCGGAGCTGTGGATGGGGACGcacccggcggcgccgtcgtcgctggcgGCGTCGGGGGAGTCGCTGAGGGAGTGGCTGGGgaggcgcggccccgccgcgctcctcggccgcgacgtggcggcgaggtggggcggCGACCTCCCGTTCCTCTTCAAGGTGCTCTCCGTCGCCAGGGCGCTCTCCATCCAGGCCCACcccgacgccgccctcgccagAGCGCTCCACGCGCTCCGCCCCGCCACGTACCGCGACGACAACCACAAGCCCGAGatggccgtcgccgtcaccgacTTCCGCGCCCTCTGCGGCTTCGTCTCCGTCCAG GAGCTCAAGGATGTCTTGAGGACTGTACCTGAGGTTCGAGAGTTAGTTGGCAAAGAAGAGGCTGTGAAGCTTATGGGTGCCAAAGAGCATGATGGAGGCATCGGAGTAAGGTCATATCTGCAATCAGCTTTTACTAATTTAATGACAGCAAGCAAAGAAACAGTTTCTGAAGCAGTCTCAAAGCTAAAGAGTCGGCTGAATATTGAGAGTAAG GTTAGAACCTTGACAAAGAAGGAGCAGCTAGTGTTGTCACTGGAGATGCAGTACCCTGAAGATGTTGGTGTTTTAGCAGCATTCTTCTTTAACTATGTCAAGCTCAACCCCGGTGAAGCACTCTATATTGGTGCTAATGAACCACATGCATATCTTTCGGGAGAGTGCGTCGAATGTATGGCCACATCTGACAATGTAGTTCGTGCTGGTCTGACCCCTAAATACAGAGACGTCCAAACTCTTTGCTCGATGCTGACATACAAGCAG AACTACCCGGAAATTCTGCGAGGAGTTCCAGTGCAAGCATATGTAACGCGCTACATACCCCCATCTGAGGAGTTTGAAGTCGATCGCTGCCTGCTGCCCTCCGGTGAATCGGTCACCATGTCACCGGTGCCTGGCCCATCCATCTTCCTTGTCATGACAGGGGAAGGCAAGATTGAGGCAGATTCCATGCTTGATGAAGGAAAGGCAAAGGAAGGCGATGTTTTCTTCGTGCCGGCGCACACCGAGGTCAGGATCCTTGCTTCTGGTCCTGGGAGCATGCAGCTTTACAGGGCTGGGGTGAACAGCAGATTCTTCAGCTGA